The following nucleotide sequence is from Bactrocera oleae isolate idBacOlea1 chromosome 2, idBacOlea1, whole genome shotgun sequence.
cataaatacataaagaaatatacataaatgattagcatgatgagctgagttgatttagccatgcccgtctgcctgtatatacgcgaactagtctctcagtttttcagatatcggtCTTAAATTTAAGATATGAcgtttcttaccaagaagctgctcatttgtcggaatgaccgttatcggaccactacagccaTACAACCTGAACGATCAGAATACGTGCTTGCattaaaagctttttcatttgacgagatattttcacaaaatttgaaatgaatCATTATTAtcagcaataatggaatctccggatcggatcactatagcatatagctacatacaaactgaacgaccggaatcaagttTATCTAAAgaagcttttgtatttgtgaagggtattatagcttcagtgcaaccgaagttaacgttttttcttgttgtctTTTACATTCAGGGGAGCATTCATGAGCGTGAGTGTGACGAGAGCTTCTTTTTTTGCTATTGCACTTGCATAAATCTCATTAAGCCATTTAACCCTTAATTAGTTAAGCAGTAATTAACAAGCGACACTTAATTGTGGCTGGTGCTGTGTGCTGCCACATTGTTGAAAGTTCACGTATACATGCAATGCTTCGAAAAATGCGTTTACTAATAAATAGCGAAACCAGAGTgcaatttaaagtatttttaactttttattttcaattagcaGCCTTTGTTACgcatagttgttgttattgtatctcTTTGTAAAGTTAATCGTGGGTGATGTGAGTGAGAACTTATATACAAACCTACATTCATACACTGGTATATAATCAAAAAGTTTGATATTATGTCAATTGATATGCCTGAAGCAGTGTTCCAGTAATCAAAACTCCTTCTAGACCAGATAACCAGCAGTTTTATTCCGCTTGAAGTACTGAATGCAATTTCTGTCGTTCCAAGTAAGAGGATCTTCCATCCTAATGCACCTGTCTTACCATAAATTAGTTTACCAGTCCCCCATAATAAGCCCTGTGGGGGCAATACGTCTTGCCTATTACGCTTAAACAGTTCAAAAATCTGGATCCCTACCGAATTGTGACTTGAGAACTGCACGAATATGAATCATTTCGAAATACTCgaaaaatgttcatataaatacatttcaaatgatttttatttatccGTAACTCTTTCTATTAATtgacttgaattttttttaaattctattttatcATTAATTCAAATTCTCACCATCTAATCTCTAACGATCGATTTCACCGAACACTATATCTAATGATCCAATAATGGCCACTGCATCGGCTAAGAAGTGATTATAAGTTAGTTTATTCATCAGAGCCAAATGTGGATAGCTTGCCGCACGAATTTTACAGCGATATGGCTTTGAAGTGCCATCCGATACCAGATAGACACCAAACTCGCCCTTTGGTGATTCCACAGCTGTATAAGTTTCGCCTGGTGGCACTGCAAATCCTtgtgtataatatttgaaatgatGTATTAGCTCCTCCATGCCTTTCTTCATGATTCTTCTCCTCGGTGGACAGACTTTATGGTCATCCGCTTTAATTTCACCCGCGGGTAACTGATTGAGACATTGATTGATTATGTTACATGCTTCCCGCATTTCACGTATACGACACAAGTAGCGGTCATAACAGTCGCCGTTAACGCCAACTGGCACCTCAAACTCGATTTCCGGATATGCATCATATGGCTGTGTCTTGCGCAAATCCCACTTTACGCCAGTAGCACGCAAGACCGCGCCAGAGCAACCATAATTCATTGCCTCATGCGCTGTTATGCGTCCAATACCGATATTACGCATACGCCAAATGCGATTGTCTGTGATGAGGTCCTCAAATTCATCAATGCGATGTTTAAAGCGGCAAATGAAGTCGAAAAGATCATCACAAAACCCGAGTGGCAAATCGTAAGCCACACCACCCGGTCGTATATATGCGGCATGCATTCGTGCACCCGAGACGCGCTCACAGAATTCATACAACTTCTCACGTTCTTCGAACATCCAGAAGAGTGGTGTAATGCCGCCGCAATCTAACACAGCAGTGGCGCAGGCCACTGTATGATTGGTTAAACGCATGATCTCCGAAAACATTGTGCGTATGTATTGCGCACGTTTCGGCACTTGCAATCCCAACAGTTTCTCTATAGCCAAGCAATAGCAGAGTTCGTTCGACATGCATGACACATAATCGAGACGATCGAAGTATGGTAGACCCTGCatgtacattttattttcaattagctTCTCCGTACCGCGATGCAACAGGCCAATGTGTGGATCGGCAGAAAGAACGGTCTCATTATCAAGTTGCAAAACCATGCGTAAGACCCCGTGTGCTGCTGGATGTGCCGGTCCAAAGTTTATAAACTTAGTACGAAAAGAGCGATCTATTTGTAAGGGTGTCTTGCCCGCCCAACGGTCGAAGCGTGAAGTTTCCGGGCCGTCTATAACGCAGCCCTCGAATTGTTTCATATATTCTGGATCTGGGTACCAGTGCTTTGACTCCTTTCGCTCTAACTTAGATGACTTGTTAGCCTGCTTCTCAGCTTTTTCCGTGCAAGTTAAACGGCGCGGTTCTAGGTCGCAAAATTTAGACGAAGAAGTGTTTGATTAGTACTATGTAAGTATATTCGTTCTTGTTCTTAAAACTTACGTTTGTGATTCAAGAAAAATATTGCCACAGCCATTCTTGCCAGAGAGGATTTAAAAATATCGCCAAGATCGGGTTTTATCAACAACCGATTAGTCAGTACCTGTTTCGAGTAGTCCTTTAGGCTAGACAGTTGCTTGGAGCTGCGTAATTTGAGTAGAAAAATCTCCAAAATATTATTCCAAGCGTTCGACATTTTCGCTTATTTATTTTCTCCaaaaaatttgagttttttcttcaaagcaatttttgtttttgaaaagtgaattgccaagtttttaaatttcgaaaaggTTGCCTATTCTAAAAGCAGCACATACAGTACTTTTTATTGAtatcttttttaattatattttcagatTTTCGAAAACCACTACCATTTCGCTCATCATAAAGTCTCAAAGCGTTCACTGACACCCTCGCAGCCGCATCAGACACGCCTTGACGAGGATCACAGAGTGCAATGGGCTAAGCAACAGCAGGCAAAATCGCGTCAGAAACGTGACTACATACGTATGCGCCCGTCAAGGACATCGTCACGTTCGCTCTCACAGGTGGATACAGTTCCTCTAAATGACCCAAAATGGGCGCAAATGTGGTATCTGGTAAGTATCAGCTGGCAGGAAAACCACTATCTCTCGCAATCGTTTTGCTTATATATAAACTCGTTTGCTTTTGGTGGTAGAATCGCGGTGGCGGCTTGGATATGAATGTTGTACCAGCCTGGCAGGCTGGCATCACCGGCAAGGGTATTGTGGTGACAATACTTGATGACGGTCTGGAATCGGACCATCCAGATATCGAGCACAACTATGtaagttcaatttgtatgaaataATCGCAACATTCTCAACACTAATACCTCATTTAGGACCCTGAAGCGTCTTACGACGTCAACAGCCACGATAACGATCCAATGCCACACTACGACATGACTGATTCAAATCGTCATGGTACGCGTTGCGCTGGTGAAGTGGCCGCCACCGCCAATAACTCAATCTGTGCGGTTGGTATTGCATTTGGTGCCAGTGTTGGCGGTGTCCGAATGTTGGATGGCGATGTTACGGACGCCGTCGAGGCGCGCTCCCTATCACTCAATCCGAATCACATCGACATTTATAGCGCGTCGTGGGGGCCCGACGATGATGGTAAAACGGTTGATGGTCCTGGCGAATTGGCGCAGCGCGCCTTCATTGAAGGTGTTACTAAAGGGCGTCAAGGCAAAGGTAGCATATTTATTTGGGCTTCGGGTAATGGCGGTCGTGAGTTCGACAATTGTAATTGTGACGGCTATACAAACTCCATTTGGACACTGTCAATATCTAGTGCCACCGAAGAGGGTCACGTACCCTGGTATTCGGAGAAATGCAGTTCCACATTGGCGACCACGTACAGTAGTGGCGGACAGAGTGAGAAGCAGGTGGTGACGACAGACTTGCATCATTCGTGTACAGTATCACATACAGGTACCTCAGCATCGGCGCCGCTGGCTGCCGGTATAGCAGCGCTAGTGCTCGAATCGAACACGAATTTGACGTGGCGTGATTTGCAACATATTGTGGTGCGTACTGCAAAGCCGGCAAACTTGCGTGATCCAACCTGGTCGAGAAACGGCGTCGGTCGACGCATTAGCCATTCGTTCGGCTATGGTCTCATGGATGCCGCAGCGATGGTGCAAGTGGCACGTAAATGGAAAACAGTGCCAGAACAACAACGCTGCGAAATTAATGCGCCACATGTGGACAAGTAAGTAATGTTGAAGCGTTTCGCTTTAAAGAACTTATAATTGGATCATAGATCTTTCGTTACTATGTATTGAGGTCTCACAATcactaaaaatgtattaaatcgCTCTTTCTTCCTTTTCAAAGAGTCATTCCGCCCAGAAGTTATATCACATTACAATTAACTGTAAAACATTGCTCATCCGTCTATTACCTGGAGCATGTTCAAGCAAAAATCACACTGACATCACAACGTCGCGGGGACATTCAGTTGAACCTCAAGTCACCAGCAGGCACCAAAGTTACTTTATTAACATCACGGTAAGTCGGTAACAGATTAACTAGCTAGAGACTAACTACCATCCAATAAGCTAATATTTGACTAATGGTTGATCTAGggctaatattaaaaaaatgcacctgAAAAGTCTAGATGGGTAGAATATGAGGTCGTGTTGTCTTCGGCGCTGACCATCGTGTAAACagataaaagattttttttatatcttcaaATGTCCATTCGTAGTTTTCAGAAGTCATACTTACTAtaccaataacaaaaaattaacaaatgttcGTCTAAAGTCGTTTAGCAATTGGGAATCaattgtttcaatttaaaaacaaattgtgtatattttttgttggttgGACTTCCATAGGTAGATATATGTGTAATAGTACATAATCAAATATTGGAGGTATTGTAAAGATTAGCACTAAATGAAcataaaacatacaaaatattcaagttaaaaaagaaaatttcccAAAAAGGCATACATAGTCGTACATATTGAAATGcacctacatacaaacatgtttaacaaagaaatgtcaacaaaaatttcaaaatacaaattgCGTTGTCTGCAGGCTCCTTCACTGACCTACCACCTCGCTAACTCGCCAAGCAATCGCATATACAAAAGGCTCAAAAATACACCCGAAACATGCTCTTGGAATTCAAATTACGATTACACATAGGGCACTTGCCCTGACAGTGGACACACTGCCTTATACAGCGCTTGCAAAATATATGTCCACACTGAGTGGCCATCGGCCGATGCAACAGATACGAATCCAAACAAATAGCgcattgaaaatttatattatccTCACTAGTTCCActgttgttgatgttgctgcCGCCGCGTTTGCAAAATTGTATATGTCTCGATTGTTGTTGACCAGTAGAGTTGGCGCTGTCATTTGTGACCGCACATGTTTCTCCTATATTAACGGTATTCACATTTGCACCGCTAAACCCACACGCATTGCTGTCAATATGTTCCTGTGGAGTGTGAAACGCCTCTCTATTTGGCCGCTGATATGGCGTGCAGGCTAGCAGGCGAGACTCTCGCcggtggcggtggcggtggcGCCGTCGAtgttgtcgctgttgttgttcaCGCACATCGCTCAATAGATGTTGCGCCAAATTTAGCAAATTAGCAATTTGCTCGGTCACCGCTGGCGCATGGGAAGTTGTGGCCGAGCCTGAGGGTATTACCGACGTCGTTAAAGTGCTAGATGTGGCTGCTACCGGCAATACCGTTGTAATGGAAGAGGCGGAACTAGCCACTGCGTGAGGATCTGGAGTATTATATTCTTCTAAATTATCAGCAATGCTGTTTCTTGTTCGGAAACTAGCACCGCCATTTATGTTAGCGTTATAACTTGGTTGCTTCTTCTGTTGTGGCTGATATCGTCTTAAAGACATTTCTGTAATTTTCTAAACTTATTGGTGATTTGAGTTTAATATTTGCTGGAAATTTTGTTGGTTTAGGTTTTGTTGATTTAACGTTTCTGTTGATAATTGCAGATagtacttgaatatatttgggTGCGTAATGTggcttttttgaatattttagagaatgtattcttaatatttttctatgaGTTCCgttccaaaagcaaattttaagATTGGGAGAATTTTGaaatgaaactttttcaaaagaaaatttgatgtGTAGGACGCGAACTATCTGTAATTATCGATCACTTTTATCGCCACACAACAATAGTTAAGACTCAACAAATTCTGTATtgacattaaataatttaatttattccaCAAAGTTTGGGCGAACCCAATAATCGACATTTGAGCtcaaattatttgataaaaaacaaaaaataatttagttttaaagacaaataattatttcataccatttttattagaatatttaTCGATATGTTTCTGACAGTCATAAATCATCTAACACATCTCAGACTACAAGTAGAATGTAGGTAGCAATGAATGTTGACAATAATcgtgtttataattttatacttaCAGTAGTCATGATGTTTCTCGTTCTGGTTTTAATCAATGGCCCTTCATGTCCGTCCATACTTGGGGAGAGTCGCCGCATGGCGATTGGCAGTTAGAAATACACAACGAGGGTCGCTATATGGGTAAGTCATGCTGTGCTATTACAGCCCCAGAAATCTTCAATTTATATGCAAACCATACATTTAACGATAAGTATGTAAGTTGGTCTGAGTTGAACCATATAGTTTTTAATCTTGCCTAATATAACTTAACCACTTACTGTTATACGAACTTATACATTTACTTACATGCTGCGCTTGTGTGATATTATGACaacatcaaaataatttaaattatgttaCTAATCCCgaacaaaaccaaaaactaaaaaaaaataacaaaaaatctacACTGCGCTAACAATATATCATAACTGTAACTATGAAACCGTGCAATTAcacaactaacaacaacaattgaacaCACACGGACGCACGTGCATTTCACTAAACCATTGTGACGAAAAGGTCACGCCTTACTACGTGAGTGGTCGCTAATATTCTACGGCACGACCTTGCCTATAGACCCCAATGACCCCGTATCGACGCCCCGCGCCATTTCCGCTGAGAACACCACGCCAAATTCGAATGCGGCGAGCACCACAACGAACCTCCATCAGATCTACTCTCCACAATATCCACGCATCTCGTCCAATAACAttggcggcagcagcagcaattcAGCAACTGGCATTGTTGGCGCCATCAACGCCATGCCAGGCGGGGGCGTCAAAATTCCCATTAAATTGCCAACACAGTCGAATAAATCCATTTACACAGCCGCGAATAGCGCGAATAATCCATTGTTGAATGTCGCTAACGGAAGTagtaaaaagcaacaacaattatataaacaacaacagcaaatacagCCGCCCGGTTATCAGCAAATCTCAGCGACCTACGGCGTCATATTGGCATCGCAGAGTGGAAAACCCGGAAAGGGGGCTAAAGGTAAGGGGAAGTCTGGTGAGAAGGCTAATGGCGGTAAGGGTGGTAGCGGCGGGAGTGGTAACAAGTCTTCGGCGAACAAAAAGGAACAATCCGTATCTACAAACACGAAAAACAAATTCTACCGtatatcacaacaacaacaacaaagtgggAACGGAAATGGCAAGTCAACCGGAAAATCTTCACAACAAGGAGGGCGCACGAAAGCGCAATCAGCGGAGCGTCTACAGGGGTACGAAGAAAAGATGAGCCGGAAGGTTGTTGGTGAAATAACATcgactacaacaactacaaccagTACTGGTATGCGCCCAAGCAACAACAGTCAAAACGGTAAAACTCCCATCAAATCCAACTCGGCAAGCTCTAAGACTGACTCTAACCCAGCCATCGCCAACAATGCAGCCAAAACTGCAGCCACGCAAATGACCAGCTATTCAAAGTTACCTGTCAAGGCAACAAAACAAATCAAGGAGTCACTGTTACCCTTGCAAACGCACGAAAAACTCACGGTTGCCTCATTCACTGATACGCGCATTCCGAAACTTTTCGAACATTACGAGAAAATACAGGCAATCTTTCCCGAGTTTCAACCATATCAGGGCCCAAAAGAGAAGGACACTGCGGCTGCTGCAGCAGCCGCTGCAGCATCGAAAGCTGAAAAACGCAAACTGGCTGCCACTGCAGGCATTTCGCCGCTGGACTATGAAGCGGAGACCTTCAGACCAATGTTGAGTGCGGTTAATAGTGGCAGCAGCGACAgtgtaaacaataacaaaaacaacaacagtggcaGCGCTTCGAAGCCGTCACGTGAAAATGCCAAAAAGTCCTCGCCCAGTTTTGTGCCCGATCAGCAGATCATCAAAAAGCAGCAATTACTACTCGCGGCAGCAGGAGTTAGTGGCGGCACGCAGCGCCCCATTGGCGGTGTAATCGGCGTGTTGCCCAACCGCAAGGATGGTGGCAGTAGCAATGGTAGTCAAACATGTTCACGGAATGTTTAACgttttcatttcgttttttcTTTGGCATATTAGTGCGATGCGTATTAGCGATTAATTTTctgttgcaattttttaagtttttgtttcaaAGTACTTAATTTTATAGAGATTTAGTCAGCGCAATAAACATTATTGTCATCCTTAAAAACTAGGTCATAAGAGCTAGGTAGTAAGAGATCAAACTTTCTGCTCCCACAGCGCTTATCTCTATTAATTAGcggttaaaattattattagagTTTCTGATCAACTACCATTCCAATTTGTATACGGACAAAAACattggaaaaaatttcaacattggAATATTGCCTTAATTAAGAAttccttttaaaaaatttaattgatctATTAATAGTGACTTACGCGAGTAAACTCGTTTATCAAGCTGTAAATTCCACTCAATTTGAGAGCCATAAAAGTCACTGCACACAAAGGAAACGTCACCTGCAGCCAGCTAATATACGCGCCACATTGTTGGTATGCAAATGGGTGAAAAATTCTTAAATCCGTTCGTTTTCCAACTGACGCTGACACCACTTGTATATGAGTACGTGTGTGGGTCATCAATCAAAGACTCTAAGGCAGATCGATATCCCGATTTTTTCGCTTATTGCCAACCATTTCTACTGTTATGGCCGATGGTAGCAGATTTCGGCCTTGCAATTGGACTAAGTGCTACAGACATTCGTACGCGATAGCAATCAATCAAACTGCCGGATAGTGACACGGGACTAAGAGCAGCTGCTCTTGTTGAATGTTTTCGCAGTTCACCATTTTTGGATTTAAGAGATACTTGTGACTTTTTGAGTTGTTGAGCTGAAGttgtaaatttttcattcatAATTGTCTGCAAGTATTTTACTATTATACTTAAAGGCTCTTGTTCAAACGCTCGAGCGATTGCAATTGGCTCTCCAACTCTAGTCGGCGCCGTAAATTTTCAACTttcatgtatttaaaaaatgcatGAGTTTCAGTCTACACTTTCTCTTGGAACATGTattgcataaatatacatacatatatacgcaaaTATATTCTGCGAGGCATGGCGATGCATTCACCTTTAAACTTAGCCCATGTTATTTGGCAAATATGAGGACTTTGTACTGCAATTGGTTCTTTAAGCAATGATTGCACAGATATTCATGTACTCCGTTTTGTTCCACATTCTCATGTTCCTTTTGCATGCTAAGTTTCTACGCTTTGCTCGAAATTGAAAGTCAATGGCAACATATTGAACAATTACAATgcatgtttattttctaatacccAAACACACCCCCACTTAGACCTAATCACGTTTAAGCTCGAATAAATTTCGTATTTTgctatttcttttattaaaaccaTAATTTTCGTAGAAGAAATTCTTGCTACCTGTATTGATATTTTATAAACGTCTGCACATGCATACTTAGTTTAGCTGCATTTTCTTAGCTCCCCTATTATCGTCTATTTATGcgtaatatttttacaaacttcTATTGAACATTAATTTGCATTGTTCCCTTTATAGCGCAAATCACACAATGGGACTTGATTTTCTATGGCACAGAAACACCCGCCCAACCGGAAGACGCGGTCCATATTAGTGATGGTCTATTTGGCAATGATATGGCCCACAACGACATCGAGTACGATGCCAATCTGCAATGGCGAAATATGCAGCAGGTAATTATTCATTGCAATTGTATAATTACATGTAGATAGATATATCCATTCAGGGTgattacatttattatatttgcacTTTAGTTCAAAATGTTTGAGGAAATCTGTTTATATTTAACACTTTGAtccaaacataaataaatgcacTTCATTTCATCAAAACGAGGCCACTTTCTTAGTTACATAATAATCATTGTGACACCCTTTACAGGAGGGCAGTTTAGTACTGAAATCCTTCGTCAAGCTACTACTTCAGTATTCTTTCAATTTAACTCTTTCTGTTTTTATTACTTTCTACTGACACTATAACGAAATAACAAGTCTCTCTGAGAGGCAGGAAAATTATGATATCTCAATCGTCGTGTTTATGATATAGCATACTGTATAATATCGACAGAGTAGATCTTTCTTATAACGCCATTTGATTTGTAACATAATTCAGCTGGCTCTAGCTACATTCCTAAGTTTAGTATGTATAGTATATTCACGGAGACAGTGTGAAACCTCaaggtaaaaataaaataaaaatattaataaataaaaacaagaaaaaacgttaacttcggttgcaccgaagctataatacccttcacaaatacaaaggctatttacaagaacttgatttcgatcgttaaattagtatggcagctatatgctataactcgtgcctaatttcgtgaagatacctcgtcaaatgaaaaagctttccatccAAACACTTTATTCTGATCAtcgtagtggtccgatatcggtcgttccgacaaatgagcagcttcttagagagaaaaggacaagatcgatagcttaaaaactgagggactagtttgctcagctcatcatgctgatcatttatgtatatattttatagtgtctcgttctgggtgttacaaacttcgtagcaaacttaatataccctgaacaatGAAATTATAGAAATCGTATGTATTACGCACAAACATCTCTTCCCAAATATTAGAGTAGCTTAAGTCAAATCAAATGAATTGAGAAAATTTGCgtattttattgcaataaaaagGAAAAGAGAAATCAAGTACCCAGCTAATATTAAGACTACATAAGCTGCCTTAACAATGTACcatacataacatatacatCTGCGAGCCGAAAAGTCCACGGCCAATGCTTTAACCTCTGAACTGAACAGTTCTTTATCCCCTTTAAAAGGGTCGTAATCCATGGAAATTAAAAGTTTGTCAGGaaagtataatttttgtttattattccCGAAAATGTGAAAGTTAAAACACTTTATTAATTGTCTCTAAACTTTAAAGCCCTTGCTGAGAAAATATTCTTGTGGCCAGTTACAACTTGCATTCTTAACGGCATGCTCGGACTAGCTTCTGCTTCTGGCATGTTGGATATGCATAACAAGCGTTGTGCAATTACggtaaacatacacacacacacagtggtCACcgtatgtgtgttgttgttgcaagtttATTGTAAAAACAGCACTCACAGAAATTAACATGATAGAGGCAAAGGCCAAGCCTTGCTTGGTCTTCGACTGCATAGAATTTCAATGTGGCCTCTCGATACCAGCCGACATACGAGTTCGTtccaatgtacatatgtgcatgtagaTGTTTGCTCAGAGCTTTGCGCGCAGCTTGTTGTGAGTTGCAAATAACAGCACCAAGAAAAAGGTGGAAGCGACACGACTCGAGACACCGCAAGTTATTGCCATTCCATCTTTTGGGCGGAGGAAAATGTACGTTGCCAAGGAGGAAGGGGAGCCtaccatatatgtaaatgttgttGTGTTTGAGTAAATTACAGTTCTTGTCCTTCTGCAATCGTTGTCAGTGAGGCAGTGaggtttatgaatttttaaaatttccattCAATTTGAATAAATGCACTTGGCAATGGAGCAACCGAGCCGCTGACTGACTTCTGCTTCAATTTGCATAGGGCAGTGAAGATTTTCCGTACCATTTCACCGGCAAAATGTGAAAGATTTGCAGTTAATAAATATCTGTGAATTATTTTACCGGTTTGAAATAAGTATGTACATtgttttgtgaaaatgaaatattatactaatattgaatggaaaagaaaataaatgttttcaaagtgttgaccattgctttttacacatgtTGACCACCTTTTTGGCAATTTAtggataccatgccaatagtaatgttcgtcttttgaagcaaaccaatcagacacccaattttcgacttctgcgtagaaatcgaagtgctgctcagccaatgcgtgtcccagaaaaaaattaaggccctttcacaacaaatgttccctaccaacacatttgtatcttaacgctcacttcataccaGTACACCTGGTATTTATGGCTTTTTAAAGCCTCATTAGTGATGCGAAGAATCATTGCATTTTTTTGTCCACTGAGGAGAAAGTAACTCTAATTATGTGAAAACCCGCATAAATTAGGTGCATCGCAATTTGAGCTTTACGCCAATTTACCTTACCCTTTCTGCCAGCATCCACATAGCTGTTACccttttatgtttgtatgtatgcaggtTAGTTGCACATATGTCCGCAGGCCAACAATATTGGTTGATATCGGTAATGATGCTGCTTTTGCAATTTCATCGCCAGCAGACCACCAATCGAGCGCTGCAAGAAATCATTACATAAACaggaatacaaaatttaatattagggTTGTCCACTTTTCGTAAGTACGATATACATGAATGCCTTCTTAGGTTATTATTTGTAGATGATCTTTAGATCGCTGTTTccgttttttcaaaattattatttatttctttgtgcAAATGCATATGGGTGGTACTTTCCAACTCTATTATGATCCaactattatatacaaatacatagttTGGGATCCCAAAATTATATGATGAGAAGCAatataaaatcgtaaaaaacAATTCGTTTTTGTTAATCATAATTTTGAAGTTCTGATGCTGACTAGCACAATATATAGAACACCTTCCTACTATTCAAAAACAGGTCCACCccaatatgcatacatatatgccttcTCTTCTCTGCATAGTACTTGTATATTAGTTTGAAAGGCGATTTTCAGAAATCTGCATTGAATTCATTTTTGGCAATTCCAACTCGCTGTGATGTACTGACAACATTGCCAGCGGGCAATTTGCCAATGTCGCTCGCTCATTCGACCGCCAAACCCACTTTTGCTCATCCAGTTCAGTGAGCTGCCATACACGAACGAGTCCATGTGCCCTGCATTTGAGTTGCTCCCATAAACCGGCGCTGGCGTTTGTGGTTCTTTACTCTGCCAGCAGATCTGGTTTAGTTGGTTGAATTAATGCCTGTCGTTGCTGGTTAGTTGATGACGCTTTTTGCTTAGCTGCagcagaaacaaaaaaatataatgataaCG
It contains:
- the ND-49L gene encoding NADH-ubiquinone oxidoreductase 49 kDa subunit, producing the protein MSNAWNNILEIFLLKLRSSKQLSSLKDYSKQVLTNRLLIKPDLGDIFKSSLARMAVAIFFLNHKQPRRLTCTEKAEKQANKSSKLERKESKHWYPDPEYMKQFEGCVIDGPETSRFDRWAGKTPLQIDRSFRTKFINFGPAHPAAHGVLRMVLQLDNETVLSADPHIGLLHRGTEKLIENKMYMQGLPYFDRLDYVSCMSNELCYCLAIEKLLGLQVPKRAQYIRTMFSEIMRLTNHTVACATAVLDCGGITPLFWMFEEREKLYEFCERVSGARMHAAYIRPGGVAYDLPLGFCDDLFDFICRFKHRIDEFEDLITDNRIWRMRNIGIGRITAHEAMNYGCSGAVLRATGVKWDLRKTQPYDAYPEIEFEVPVGVNGDCYDRYLCRIREMREACNIINQCLNQLPAGEIKADDHKVCPPRRRIMKKGMEELIHHFKYYTQGFAVPPGETYTAVESPKGEFGVYLVSDGTSKPYRCKIRAASYPHLALMNKLTYNHFLADAVAIIGSLDIVFGEIDR
- the Fur1 gene encoding furin-like protease 1, encoding MKNDVVRWSSAAIAPGARESTSHKSKPFPTLTATRAHPNVVTAHASSYSGHLELQKQQQYCDTNASFLNATKPVTTTKTSSYLIIPRQHSKRKSNTLSRHFQSQQRQKQTYNTHHRRQHGVKVRTFAALHLNRILLNCVQLNVFLVFLLCTLNVGFVIVPNVSAAIVSNASDLLVGGAVNALDGGVTYQLDYEESNSGTDKDGATGHYTHTWAVHIPNGDDDVADQVARDHGFVNMGKIFENHYHFAHHKVSKRSLTPSQPHQTRLDEDHRVQWAKQQQAKSRQKRDYIRMRPSRTSSRSLSQVDTVPLNDPKWAQMWYLNRGGGLDMNVVPAWQAGITGKGIVVTILDDGLESDHPDIEHNYDPEASYDVNSHDNDPMPHYDMTDSNRHGTRCAGEVAATANNSICAVGIAFGASVGGVRMLDGDVTDAVEARSLSLNPNHIDIYSASWGPDDDGKTVDGPGELAQRAFIEGVTKGRQGKGSIFIWASGNGGREFDNCNCDGYTNSIWTLSISSATEEGHVPWYSEKCSSTLATTYSSGGQSEKQVVTTDLHHSCTVSHTGTSASAPLAAGIAALVLESNTNLTWRDLQHIVVRTAKPANLRDPTWSRNGVGRRISHSFGYGLMDAAAMVQVARKWKTVPEQQRCEINAPHVDKVIPPRSYITLQLTVKHCSSVYYLEHVQAKITLTSQRRGDIQLNLKSPAGTKVTLLTSRSHDVSRSGFNQWPFMSVHTWGESPHGDWQLEIHNEGRYMAQITQWDLIFYGTETPAQPEDAVHISDGLFGNDMAHNDIEYDANLQWRNMQQVGESSVMSNDKTNASCLKATSDQRCLECTTSTYYYNGHCYEQCPIHTYAILNDSTTPNGTATISDNIISKTNISDDDELQSIDRRREAVRLYADTSEPLEPIHLRRCDKCDNSCQRCYGPLNSQCSTCPPGSQLRKIPRTNETFCYIFAERSSGNRLEDVFSAKVETVDSVEHDKAMNPTSIVYLTLIMVPTLLIILVIIFVSAARRNNLRIPIWRNHSTTRNVVTLPNVSYDRVALLTEGEEDGDEADDEEEQDIHGTVRVYQDEQASCVGDESTIEIDLASTIIEAVEISDSEVELFDTTQHN
- the LOC106615953 gene encoding uncharacterized protein codes for the protein MSLRRYQPQQKKQPSYNANINGGASFRTRNSIADNLEEYNTPDPHAVASSASSITTVLPVAATSSTLTTSVIPSGSATTSHAPAVTEQIANLLNLAQHLLSDVREQQQRQHRRRHRHRHRRESRLLACTPYQRPNREAFHTPQEHIDSNACGFSGANVNTVNIGETCAVTNDSANSTGQQQSRHIQFCKRGGSNINNSGTSEDNINFQCAICLDSYLLHRPMATQCGHIFCKRCIRQCVHCQGKCPMCNRNLNSKSMFRVYF